Proteins co-encoded in one Fusarium musae strain F31 chromosome 3, whole genome shotgun sequence genomic window:
- a CDS encoding hypothetical protein (EggNog:ENOG41~BUSCO:EOG09261ONU) — translation MIDPKAIDTVLDIFVPAIQAHRKNSSRPFVLGLSGLQGSGKSTWAAALSQALTNQHHLKTRMISLDDLYHDHPELVALREANPDNGLLQTRGQPGTHDEVLAKDFFDQVLGRVESDKKVVKWPAFDKSLHSGQGGRVPVEKWEEVQLDKGLDVLIFEGWALGFKPLTAEEVKRKWEKAKASEAQQSEEWALTNTLASHNLSHLLLINENLRRYCETFAGPQHFDGFLHLSTDKLVQVYEWRLGQERALRQHKPGMTDEQVIKFVKGYMPAYELFLERLQSENFFKGEGSSEKKHIKVVLDKDRKVTQVKEV, via the coding sequence ATGATTGATCCAAAAGCCATTGATACGGTGCTGGACATCTTTGTCCCTGCAATCCAAGCTCATCGGAAGAACTCTTCAAGGCCATTCGTTCTAGGCCTTTCTGGCCTTCAGGGCAGTGGCAAATCGACATGGGCTGCAGCTCTTTCACAAGCCCTCAcgaatcaacaccatctcaagACTCGCATGATATCACTGGATGATCTCTATCATGACCACCCAGAACTTGTGGCCCTTCGAGAAGCGAACCCAGATAATGGTCTTCTCCAAACTCGTGGCCAACCTGGAACTCACGACGAAGTCCTGGCGAAGGACTTCTTCGACCAAGTACTTGGACGTGTTGAGAGTGATAAGAAGGTTGTCAAATGGCCAGCTTTTGACAAGAGCCTTCATAGTGGTCAGGGCGGAAGGGTTCCCGTTGAGAAATGGGAAGAAGTTCAACTGGATAAAGGCCTTGATGTTTTGATCTTTGAGGGCTGGGCACTTGGCTTCAAACCCTTGACTGCCGAGGAAGTCAAGAGGAAGTGGGAGAAAGCTAAAGCCTCAGAGGCACAGCAGTCTGAAGAATGGGCCCTTACGAACACGCTGGCGAGTCACAATCTAAGCCATCTTCTGCTCATCAAtgagaacttgagaagatATTGCGAGACATTCGCTGGACCACAGCACTTTGATGGGTTTCTACATCTGAGTACAGATAAACTCGTGCAGGTCTACGAATGGAGGCTAGGTCAGGAGAGGGCGTTGAGACAGCACAAGCCGGGCATGACGGATGAGCAGGTTATCAAGTTTGTGAAGGGATACATGCCGGCTTATGAGCTATTCCTTGAGCGTCTCCAGAGCGAGAACTTTTTCAAGGGTGAGGGATCAAGTGAGAAGAAGCATATAAAAGTGGTATTAGATAAGGACAGGAAGGTAACTCAAGTGAAGGAGGTATAa
- a CDS encoding hypothetical protein (EggNog:ENOG41): MSPSAVTAKKSYSIASIPADGIGPEVISAGIEALNALAGTLQTFDLDFTHYDWSSDTYKKTGKYIPDGGLEQLKKHDAILFGAVGAPDVPDHISLWGLRLAICQPFQQYANVRPTRIMRGTQSPLRNCKTGDLDWVIIRENSEGEYAGQGGRSHRGHAWEVATEVAIFTRHAVSRLIRFSFEVAQKRPRKHLTVVTKSNAQRNGMVLWDEVAAEVAKDFPDVTVEKMLVDAMTTKMVLKPESIDTIVASNLHADILSDLAAALAGSIGIAPTSNLDPSRENPSMFEPIHGSAFDITGKGVANPVATFWTAAEMLAWLGEEEASTKLMECVENVTASGVLTQDLGGKATTKEVTAAVVAEIKKSLGKSSK; the protein is encoded by the exons ATGTCTCCCTCCGCAGTCACCGCCAAGAAGTCCTACAGCATCGCCTCCATCCCCGCTGATGGAATCGGTCCTGAGGTCATTTCTGCTGGTATCGAGGCTTTGAACGCTCTGGCCGGTACTCTTCAGACTTTTGATCTTGACTTTACTCACTATGATTGGAGTTCggatacttataaaaagactgGGAAGTATATTCCTGACGGTGGTCTTGAGCAGTTGAAGAAGCACGATGCGATCCTCTTTGGTGCGGTTGGAGCTCCTG ATGTCCCTGATCATATCTCCCTCTGGGGTCTTCGTCTGGCAATCTGCCAGCCCTTCCAACAATACGCCAATGTTCGCCCAACACGCATCATGCGCGGCACACAATCTCCCCTGCGTAACTGCAAAACGGGAGATCTCGATTGGGTCATCATCCGCGAGAACAGCGAGGGTGAATACGCCGGTCAAGGCGGTCGTTCACACCGCGGTCACGCCTGGGAAGTTGCCACAGAAGTCGCCATCTTCACTCGTCACGCTGTCAGTAGACTTATTCGCTTCTCATTCGAGGTTGCGCAGAAGAGGCCCAGAAAGCACCTGACTGTAGTCACCAAGAGCAATGCCCAGAGGAACGGCATGGTCCTTTGGGATGAGGTTGCTGCGGAGGTGGCCAAGGACTTTCCTGATGTTACTGTTGAGAAGATGTTGGTTGATGCCATGACTACGAAGATGGTTCTTAAGCCTGAGAGCATCGATACCATTGTTGCCAGCAACTTG CACGCTGATATTCTCTCTGACTTGGCCGCTGCCCTCGCTGGCTCAATCGGCATCGCACCAACAAGTAACCTCGACCCCAGCCGCGAGAACCCATCTATGTTTGAGCCCATCCACGGCTCTGCGTTCGACATCACCGGCAAGGGCGTCGCCAACCCAGTGGCTACCTTCTGGACAGCAGCTGAGATGCTCGCATGGCtgggtgaagaagaggcttcGACCAAGCTGATGGAGTGTGTTGAGAATGTCACTGCCTCAGGTGTTCTCACACAAGATCTAGGTGGAAAGGCGACTACCAAGGAGGTCACGGCTGCGGTCGTGgcagagatcaagaagagtcTTGGCAAGAGTTCGAAGTGA
- a CDS encoding hypothetical protein (EggNog:ENOG41): MSDVSDALDRVHPDFLDLLIRLQLLPPDEAFSEPYLARLISIALDLAEDDEQAFLVSRIITDEELAFERLRSPEVRNTNHRIVLDRTERRIAFREAAMDPFPEQTNGEMCVACLEDAQMMAPCGTHNYCYPCYRELIRLGLSSQEAFPPRCCEPIDEAGVALARAPALVHLFRQVQEEVNAPIHDRLYCHDPNCAAFIPPDRNGHCLLCDTHTCRDCGERGHPGQPCREGAAEEDVWATMDENRTVNCPGCGRMIELAEACNHMTCVCGQEFCFICGEIWRTCGCPTYGGFNLMVPMRDRPGTKPPQYRRRRHPIDEASAADEADGPARIPQLRPMPGEEERVPPQVGGTWRVIRPLVFPPAEEVQQPQEQDRPNQGFGVQREHAPGMRMDRRRDDGRPPLDILMPGMGRLQINEPRMERPPVRDERDIPRTYRPGEGPHEMYHQGHLHNESNAPRRLYNPMDAPQINVPRYYPMDPMVVPQMDRPPREEAYHEVDAEARRTNQNRLLAMNREAARLAARHPPRQQGRNRPGHHGLHYDDQILIDSDDDLYGGD; this comes from the exons ATGTCGGATGTTTCTGACGCCCTCGACCGAGTCCACCCAGACTTTCTTGACTTGTTGATCCGTCTCCAGCTCCTACCCCCTGACGAAGCCTTCTCGGAGCCATACCTGGCCAGACTAATCTCTATTGCTCTAGATCTtgcagaagatgatgagcagGCTTTCCTAGTCAGCAGGATCATCACCGACGAAGAGCTGGCATTTGAGCGACTGCGCAGCCCCGAAGTCCGCAATACCAACCATCGAATCGTGCTTGATCGAACCGAGAGGAGGATTGCTTTTCGCGAAGCTGCAATGGATCCTTTCCCTGAACAAACGAACGGAGAAATGTGCGTTGCTTGTCTGGAGGATGCTCAGATGATGGCTCCTTGCGGCACCCACAACTACTGCTACCCTTGCTACCGTGAACTTATTCGACTCGGTCTTAGTTCTCAAGAAGCGTTTCCGCCAAGATGCTGCGAGCCTATCGACGAGGCGGGTGTCGCACTTGCACGCGCCCCTGCTTTGGTTCATCTGTTCCGCCAGGTGCAAGAGGAAGTCAATGCGCCGATCCACGATAGACTATACTGCCACGACCCTAACTGCGCAGCATTCATTCCACCTGATCGTAACGGGCACTGTTTGCTGTGCGATACACACACATGTCGCGACTGTGGTGAGCGAGGCCATCCAGGCCAGCCCTGCCGAGAGGGAGCCGCTGAAGAAGATGTCTGGGCCACCATGGACGAGAACCGGACCGTTAACTGCCCCGGGTGCGGAAGGATGATCGAGCTTGCGGAGGCGTGCAACCACATGACATGCGTCTGCGGTCAAGAGTTCTGCTTCATTTGCGGTGAAATATGGCGGACCTGCGGCTGTCCCACATATGGAGGCTTTAATCTTATGGTACCCATGAGGGACCGTCCAGGCACGAAGCCCCCACagtatcgtcgtcgtcgacaCCCTATCGACGAGGCTTCAGCGGcggatgaggctgatggaCCTGCGAGAATCCCACAGCTACGGCCGATGCCTGGTGAGGAGGAACGTGTTCCGCCTCAAGTTGGGGGAACGTGGAGGGTTATTCGACCTCTGGTGTTCCCCCCTGCTGAGGAAGTGCAGCAACCGCAGGAGCAAGACCGTC CTAACCAAGGCTTCGGTGTACAGAGAGAACATGCGCCTGGAATGCGAATGGATCGCCGGCGAGACGATGGCCGTCCTCCCCTGGATATTCTCATGCCGGGTATGGGCCGTTTGCAGATCAACGAGCCGCGCATGGAGAGACCACCTGTGAGAGATGAACGTGATATTCCCAGGACTTATCGGCCAGGGGAGGGTCCACATGAGATGTATCACCAGGGTCACTTGCACAACGAAAGTAACGCGCCGCGCCGACTCTATAATCCGATGGACGCCCCTCAGATAAACGTACCACGCTATTACCCGATGGATCCGATGGTTGTGCCTCAGATGGATAGGCCTCCCCGTGAAGAGGCATACCATGAAGTAGACGCTGAAGCCAGGCGCACAAATCAGAATCGACTCCTTGCGATGAATCGTGAAGCGGCTCGCTTGGCGGCGCGGCATCCTCCCCGTCAGCAGGGTAGGAATCGCCCAGGGCATCATGGACTTCATTACGATGACCAGATATTGATCGATTCTGACGATGATCTGTACGGTGGCGATTGA
- the RCO3 gene encoding glucose transporter (EggNog:ENOG41) translates to MAIAMGWQKPDNVAGSSAPAIMVGLFVASGGLLFGYDTGAINGILAMTEFKEQFGKHTNCVDEKGNIDICTKDSSIIVAILSAGTALGALLAAPTGDSLGRRKTLLVAVGIFCLGAIFQVCANNIDLLLVGRYAHFIPHMEDRIVNNVSRFFAGVGVGLISVLVPLYQSEMAPKWIRGTLVCAYQLSITIGLFSASVVNILASRLKDSSAYRIPLGLQIVPAIILTGGLLLLPETPRFLVKKGLHTEAGLSLSRLRRLDITHPALVDELQEMIANHQYELTLGPDSYKDIFIGSPHLGRRTFTGCGLQMLQQLTGINFIMYYSTSFFDGAGVESPYTKSLIINVINVVSTIPGLLVIERWGRRKLLMIGAIGMAGCQLLMASFDTATGQSYEKASQTILITFCAINIFFFAASWGPVVWVVTSEIYPLKVRAKAMSVSTASNWILNFGIGYSVPFLVGSGPGNASFGPKIFFIWGAFCILAVFFVWCNVYETSKISLEQIDEMYERVNHAWNSKSFEPSWSFQQMLNDGWSPSAQPPAGHELQTTTSASSADTTLGDGDASSITVNQNNNNNNGSSPNNNNNDQNKGPPMAMANVDFSY, encoded by the exons ATGGCCATTGCCATGGGCTGGCAGAAACCCGACAATGTCGCGGGCTCGTCGGCGCCGGCCATCATGGTCGGTCTCTTCGTTGCCTCTGGCGGGTTGCTGTTCGGCTACGATACTGG AGCCATCAACGGCATCCTTGCCATGACAGAGTTCAAGGAACAATTCGGAAAGCACACAAATTGCGTCGACGAAAAGGGCAACATCGACATTTGTACAAAAGACTCATCtatcatcgtcgccatccTCAGCGCTGGCACTGCCCTCGGTGCTCTACTTGCTGCACCTACTGGCGATTCTCTAGGCCGTCGCAAGACCCTTCTTGTGGCCGTGGGCATTTTCTGCCTCGGAGCCATCTTCCAAGTTTGCGCTAACAACATAGATCTGTTACTGGTGGGGAGGTATGCGCACTTCATTCCTCATATGGAAGACCGTATCGTTAATAATGTCTCTAGATTCTTCGCTGGCGTTGGTGTCGGCCTGATCTCTGTCCTCGTTCCATTATATCAGTCTGAAATGGCGCCGAAATGGATTAGAGGTACCCTCGTCTGCGCATATCAACTATCGATCACAATAGGCCTCTTCTCCGCCTCTGTGGTCAACATTCTCGCCTCTAGACTCAAAGACTCCTCCGCTTATCGAATCCCTCTCGGCCTTCAGATTGTACCAGCTATTATCCTTACCGGTggcctattattactaccgGAAACGCCCCGTttccttgtcaagaagggcCTCCATACCGAAGCCGGTCTTTCACTGAGTCGACTACGACGACTAGACATTACACATCCAGCGCTAGTTGACGAACTGCAAGAGATGATAGCAAATCACCAATATGAATTAACGTTAGGACCTGACAGTTATAAAGACATCTTCATTGGTTCACCACATCTTGGTCGACGAACATTTACTGGTTGCGGTCTTCAGATGCTTCAACAGCTCACCGGTATTAACTTCATAATGTATTACAGCACGTCCTTCTTTGACGGTGCCGGCGTCGAGAGCCCATATACCAAATCGCTTATTATCAACGTTATCAATGTTGTCTCGACAATACCAGGCCTGTTAGTAATCGAACGTTGGGGCCGACGAAAGCTTTTAATGATCGGAGCCATTGGGATGGCCGGTTGCCAACTCCTCATGGCGTCTTTCGATACTGCGACGGGACAGAGTTACGAGAAAGCATCACAGACCATTCTCATCACATTCTGTGCTATCAACATCTTTTTCTTCGCTGCTTCTTGGGGACCCGTGGTGTGGGTCGTGACCTCAGAAATTTATCCACTCAAAGTCCGTGCAAAGGCTATGTCAGTTTCAACAGCGTCAAACTGGATTCTCAATTTTGGTATTGGCTACAGTGTACCTTTCTTGGTTGGGTCAGGGCCAGGCAACGCCTCCTTTGGACCAAAGATTTTCTTCATTTGGGGTGCCTTTTGCATTCTGGCGGTCTTTTTTGTGTGGTGTAATGTGTACGAAACAAGCAAGATCAGCCTGGAACAGATCGACGAGATGTACGAACGAGTGAACCACGCATGGAATAGCAAGTCATTCGAACCGAGCTGGAGCTTCCAACAGATGCTCAACGATGGTTGGTCACCGAGCGCCCAACCACCTGCAGGCCACGAGCTGCAAACAACGACGAGTGCATCAAGCGCAGACACAACTCTGGGTGACGGTGACGCATCATCAATCACCGTGAATCAGAacaataacaacaacaacggtTCATCGCCtaataacaacaacaatgacCAGAACAAGGGTCCGCCCATGGCTATGGCCAATGTCGACTTCAGCTACTAG
- a CDS encoding hypothetical protein (EggNog:ENOG41), with translation MAPRVIVVGGGLSGLSAAHTIYLAGGNVVVLDKQGFFGGNSTKATSGINGALTRTQVETGIPDSVKQFYDDTLKSARDKARPDLIKVLTYKSAAAVEWLQDEFNLDLTLVSRLGGHSQPRTHRGHDAKFPGMAITYALMQRLEELAESEPGRVEIVKKARVTELNKEGNKITGVKYEHNGEIVSIDGPVVLATGGYAADFSDSSLLKKHRPDTYGLATTNGTHATGDGQKMVMAIGGNGIDMDKVQVHPTGLVDPKDPGSKWKFLAAEALRGEGGLLLNADGDRFCDELGHRDYVSGMMWEEKKKNKFPIRLVLNSKASKVLDFHTRHYSGRGLMKKMTGKELAKEIGCTPEHLQKTFSTYNDIADGKQKDPWGKKFFHNLPVNVDDDFHVAVMEPVLHFTMGGIEINDKAQVLNQEKQPFEGLYACGELAGGVHGANRLGGSSLLGCVVYGRVAGDTASNYLFQNALKGGVGSAAERVGQISLHLDPSVPNQVTVSWGAPGAAPSGSGAPSKVDEQATASAGPNPTKDDGAKAAKPNDPKAFKVPEKEFTMEEIAKHNTKDNVWVVVKGVVMDLSNWLEEHPGGVQAILNFMGRDATEEFEMLHDDEVIPKYAPQQVIGRVKGQEVTLEP, from the exons ATGGCTCCTAGAGTGATTGTCGTTGGCGGTGGCC TCTCTGGTCTGTCTGCTGCGCACACCATTTACTTGGCTGGCGGCAACGTCGTTGTCCTCGACAAGCAGG GCTTCTTCGGTGGAAACTCTACCAAGGCTACTTCCGGTATCAACGGTGCCCTCACAAGGACACAGGTTGAGACTGGCATTCCCGACAGCGTGAAGCAGTTCTACGATGATACCCTCAAGTCTGCCCGTGACAAGGCTAGACCCGACCTTATCAAGGTCCTTACCTACAAGtccgctgctgctgtcgagTGGCTTCAGGATGAGTTCAACCTCGACCTCACCCTCGTCTCTCGTCTCGG TGGTCACTCCCAGCCCCGAACCCACCGAGGTCACGATGCCAAGTTCCCTGGTATGGCCATCACATACGCCCTGATGCAGcgccttgaggagcttgccgAGAGCGAACCCGGCCGCGTCGAGATCGTCAAGAAGGCCCGCGTCACCGAGCTTAACAAGGAGGGTAACAAGATCACTGGTGTCAAGTACGAGCACAACGGTGAGATCGTCTCCATTGACGGTCCCGTTGTCCTCGCTACTGGTGGCTATGCCGCTGATTTCTCCGACTCTTCTCTGCTCAAGAAGCACCGACCTGATACCTATGGCCTTGCCACCACAAACGGCACACACGCTACTGGTGACGGTCAGAAGATGGTCATGGCCATTGGCGGTAACGGTATTGACATGGACAAGGTCCAGGTCCACCCCACAGGTCTCGTCGACCCCAAGGACCCCGGCTCCAAGTGGAAGTtccttgctgctgaggctctCCGTGGTGAGGGTGGtctcctcctcaacgccGACGGTGACCGATTCTGTGATGAGCTCGGTCACCGTGATTACGTCTCCGGCATGATgtgggaggagaagaagaagaacaagttcCCCATCCGTCTTGTCCTCAACTCCAAGGCCTCCAAGGTCCTTGACTTCCACACCCGCCACTACTCTGGCCGTGGTctcatgaagaagatgaccgGCAAGGAGCTCGCCAAGGAGATTGGCTGCACTCCTGAGCACCTCCAGAAGACCTTCTCTACCTACAATGACATTGCCGATGGCAAGCAGAAGGACCCCTGGGGCAAGAAGTTCTTCCACAACTTGCCCGTCAACGTTGACGATGACTTCCACGTCGCCGTCATGGAGCCCGTTCTCCACTTCACCATGGGTGGTATTGAGATCAACGACAAGGCTCAGGTCCTCAACCAGGAGAAGCAGCCCTTCGAGGGTCTCTACGCCTGTGGTGAGTTGGCTGGTGGTGTTCACGGTGCCAACCGTCTTGGtggttcttctcttctcggCTGTGTCGTCTACGGCCGTGTTGCTGGTGACACTGCCAGCAACTACCTCTTCCAGAACGCTCTCAAGGGCGGTGTCGGCAGCGCTGCTGAGCGTGTCGGTCAGATCTCTCTGCACCTCGACCCTTCAGTCCCCAACCAGGTGACCGTCTCCTGGGGTGCTCCCGGTGCCGCCCCCTCAGGCTCCGGTGCTCCTTCAAAGGTTGACGAGCAGGCCACCGCCTCCGCTGGTCCCAACCCTACCAAGGACGACGGTGCCAAGGCTGCTAAGCCCAACGACCCCAAGGCCTTCAAGGTGCCCGAGAAGGAGTTCACCATGGAGGAGATCGCCAAGCACAACACCAAGGACAACGTCTGGGTCGTCGTCAAGGGCGTCGTCATGGACCTCAGCAACTGGCTCGAGGAGCACCCCGGCGGCGTACAGGCCATCCTGAACTTCATGGGCCGCGACGCGACTGAGGAGTTCGAGATGCTGCACGACGACGAGGTCATCCCCAAGTACGCGCCCCAGCAGGTCATTGGCCGCGTCAAGGGCCAGGAGGTTACTCTTGAGCCTTAG
- a CDS encoding hypothetical protein (EggNog:ENOG41) produces the protein MSPDQPSVQPSVALGDILGSNRGLTSFSSFARMQPSTDTRLSDLSTNTTVLAPLNSAVDALPRKPWEQPADYNTFGADAYEGDGGQDRARENMRRFVEAHLVPVSPWEKGEKSKTLGGKEVWWEVKEGRRVIMPDEVEVEKVASQVGNGELWILKGVLNYA, from the exons ATGTCTCCCGACCAACCCTCCGTCCAGCCCTCCGTCGCCCTCGGCGACATCCTAGGCTCCAACCGCGGCCTAACATCGTTCTCATCCTTCGCGCGCATGCAGCCCTCCACCGATACACGACTCAGCGATCTATCAACGAATACCACTGTTCTTGCGCCGCTGAACTCAGCTGTTGATGCGCTCCCGCGCAAACCGTGGGAACAACCCGCTGATTATAACACTTTTGGCGCTGATGCGTATGAGGGTGATGGGGGGCAAGATAGGGCGAGGGAGAATATGAGACGGTTTGTGGAGGCGCATCTTGTGCCTGTCAGCCCGTGGGAGAAGGGGGAGAAGAGTAAGACGCTGGGGGGGAAGGAGGTTTGGTGGGAGGTTAAGGAGGGACGGAGGGTTATTATgcctgatgaggttgaggttgagaaggttgCTAGTCAGGTTGGGAATGGAGAACTG TGGATTCTGAAAGGAGTTTTGAACTACGCCTAG
- a CDS encoding hypothetical protein (EggNog:ENOG41) yields the protein MGRRKIEIKAIKDDRNRSVTFLKRKGGLFKKAHELSVLCSVDVAVFIFGNNKKLYEYSSTDMRELIHRYQYHGGPSEHKGPSDFNGGNDDDEDEENDGTPPHGPEVVENQMMPPHAYGQHQPPFPQIRHHTPSASPPIGNGGPFQAHPGHPIQRQHTPQPSIGSRPASRTDMHRMGPGMVQPPPPPGPPHPGMNYMPNPPIYNSPHPPGLIPQHGPHPQYAYHQQPSHMQQPGPYMDDRRSPMPSPMPPAYSSQPPSQPIQAPVRPTPSPQPPQQQLPPNMSQMSPPPPQPERRLHDPPPPPPVEPKTEPQERPQPPLLNTDSAIKKLPQRKSHSIFTPIEENRSILSQHLASFTSESNKSESAAAAAAANAANAANRSQSVDVAALNRAADGPKSSPHLPQRASTQTDEKSRTVSLSSIPETTLTPPSRSNSAKAGGPGGARPRGPRLTVQIPDGGSEGGGSARTAESNSPRVATETTTQAPQRHNSQSSLVLPPPSPSASAILSAGATGPPNPFARPPPQQNVNGDTPVSALPSRFLTNELLPSPSSFYPDWNFRGGDSNTLPSPLNFATPVVGSGPSFLRDDLNTTPNANSNASKDRDPLPSANGSLGQSLSVAPSNSTATKRKTPEPGATTQSDPADESEPKRLKVEE from the exons ATGGGACGAAGAAAGATTGAGATCAAGGCGATCAAGGATGACAGGAATCGCTCTGT CACCTTCTTAAAGCGCAAGGGCGGTCTTTTCAAGAAGGCTCATGAGCTTTCCGTGCTCTGCTCTGTCGATGTCGCCGTCTTCATTTTCGGCAACAATAAGAAGCTTTACGAATATTCATCGACGGATATGCGAGAGCTTATCCACCGATATCAATAT CATGGCGGTCCTAGTGAACACAAAGGTCCTTCCGACTTCAACGGCGGaaacgatgacgacgaggatgaggagaatgaCGGCACCCCTCCCCATGGTCCTGAAGTTGTCGAGAACCAGATGATGCCTCCCCATGCTTACggacaacatcaacctccttTCCCGCAAATTCGGCATCATACACcttcagcatcaccaccTATTGGCAATGGCGGTCCATTCCAAGCGCATCCTGGTCATCCTATCCAGCGACAACATACTCCGCAACCATCGATCGGCTCACGGCCGGCATCTCGAACGGATATGCACCGCATGGGTCCTGGCATGGTCCAACCTCCACCTCCGCCCGGCCCTCCGCATCCCGGAATGAACTATATGCCCAATCCGCCTATCTACAACTCGCCTCATCCTCCCGGTCTAATACCTCAACAtggtcctcatcctcaataTGCTTATCATCAACAGCCTAGCCACATGCAGCAACCAGGACCGTACATGGATGACCGCAGGTCCCCGATGCCCTCTCCGATGCCTCCCGCTTACAGTTCACAACCGCCGTCACAACCAATCCAAGCTCCTGTCCGTCCAACGCCGTCGCCTCAACCgcctcaacaacagcttcCTCCGAATATGTCACAGATGTCACCTCCGCCGCCCCAGCCTGAACGTCGACTTCATGATCCTCCGCCACCACCTCCCGTGGAACCCAAGACGGAGCCACAAGAACGCCCTCAGCCGCCATTACTGAACACGGACAgtgccatcaagaagctaCCTCAAAGGAAATCCCATAGTATCTTCACTCCTATCGAAGAGAACCGGTCTATTTTGTCCCAGCATCTGGCATCCTTTACTTCCGAGTCGAACAAATCAgagtctgctgctgcagctgccGCTGCTAATGCTGCAAATGCCGCCAACCGTTCACAGTCAGTTGATGTGGCTGCACTAAACCGGGCGGCCGATGGGCCCAAATCATCACCCCATTTGCCACAGCGTGCCAGTACCCAGACCGATGAGAAGTCTCGAACAGTGTCGCTGTCGTCAATACCAGAAACCACTTTGACTCCCCCGTCGCGTTCTAACAGCGCAAAGGCCGGCGGTCCCGGAGGAGCTCGACCTCGTGGCCCTCGCTTAACGGTGCAGATTCCGGATGGCGGATCTGAAGGCGGCGGTAGCGCACGAACGGCAGAGTCAAACTCGCCGCGGGTGGCTACAGAAACTACAACTCAGGCGCCTCAACGCCACAACTCTCAGTCGTCACTTGTGCTTCCTCCTCCCTCCCCGTCTGCGTCAGCAATACTGTCCGCGGGTGCTACTGGTCCGCCAAATCCTTTTGCCCGGCCGCCTCCTCAGCAGAATGTGAATGGTGATACTCCTGTCTCTGCCTTGCCATCACGTTTCTTGACAAATGAACTCCTTCCGAGCCCTAGTAGCTTCTATCCCGATTGGAACTTTCGGGGAGGTGACAGTAACACACTACCAAGTCCGCTGAACTTTGCAACGCCAGTTGTCGGTTCAGGTCCTAGTTTCCTCAGAGATGACCTGAACACGACACCAAATGCAAACTCAAATGCTTCTAAGGACAGAGATCCTCTGCCTAGTGCCAATGGGAGCTTGGGTCAAAGCTTGAGTGTAGCCCCAAGCAATTCTACTGCAACGAAACGAAAGACTCCTGAGCCAGGAGCCACAACACAGAGTGATCCTGCGGATGAGTCAGAACCAAAGCGGTTGAAGGTGGAGGAGTAA